The following are encoded in a window of Telmatobacter sp. DSM 110680 genomic DNA:
- a CDS encoding anti-sigma regulatory factor gives MSVLKREQLPLKTSNDVVLARQKVRQWAVDLRFSLVDQTKLVTAASELARNALDHGKGGQMTIESLVNGTKSGLRLIFEDQGPGIADIDQALKDGFTTGSGMGLGLGGSKRLVNEFSIESQVGKGTRISIARWK, from the coding sequence ATGAGCGTTCTCAAGCGTGAACAACTCCCGCTAAAAACTTCAAACGACGTTGTGCTGGCACGCCAGAAGGTCAGGCAATGGGCCGTCGACCTGCGCTTTAGCCTGGTTGACCAGACCAAGCTGGTGACAGCAGCCAGCGAGTTGGCCCGCAACGCCCTGGATCACGGCAAGGGCGGCCAAATGACGATCGAATCGCTAGTCAATGGAACGAAGTCCGGATTGCGTCTAATCTTCGAAGACCAGGGTCCCGGAATCGCAGATATCGACCAGGCACTCAAGGATGGATTCACCACCGGATCGGGAATGGGACTAGGTCTCGGCGGGAGCAAGCGCCTGGTGAACGAATTCAGCATCGAATCACAAGTTGGCAAGGGAACGAGAATCAGTATCGCGCGATGGAAATAG
- a CDS encoding energy transducer TonB, whose amino-acid sequence MRQFLAVAMICVVPGFVAAQQPAQSDEPQKVGPTVRAPIPVSTPEASMPQKARLTQKNGICLISLVVDATGQPVNPQVVRCSDSMFAANSMEAVKKYRFKPAVRVADGTPVAVKLSIEINFRFSDGLSGSMEPPAQLRYGFSSPPGVTSLEPDAEGIYPLSKRLEMPKISEFVSKGFAAAAMFAPDGTTCHVLLTIDSKGKPSNAQVLKCDKSSLDQVAIDSLMKSKYKPAKLNGKNVSVRTAVVLVYEGFGPHEALDAGVPSASSKP is encoded by the coding sequence ATGCGCCAATTCCTGGCTGTTGCGATGATTTGCGTAGTTCCAGGTTTCGTTGCCGCGCAACAGCCTGCTCAATCGGATGAGCCTCAAAAAGTCGGTCCAACCGTACGCGCGCCAATTCCTGTTTCGACACCTGAAGCATCGATGCCTCAGAAGGCTCGTCTAACCCAAAAGAATGGAATCTGCCTGATTTCCCTCGTTGTCGACGCCACCGGGCAACCTGTTAATCCTCAAGTCGTCCGGTGCTCCGATTCCATGTTTGCCGCTAACAGCATGGAAGCGGTGAAGAAGTACAGATTCAAGCCCGCAGTAAGAGTTGCCGATGGAACTCCAGTTGCAGTGAAGCTTTCCATCGAGATCAACTTCCGGTTCAGCGACGGGCTGTCTGGTTCTATGGAACCTCCAGCACAACTCCGCTATGGTTTTTCATCTCCACCGGGCGTCACATCGCTTGAGCCCGATGCGGAGGGAATTTATCCGCTCTCCAAAAGACTTGAGATGCCGAAGATATCTGAATTCGTAAGCAAAGGCTTCGCTGCCGCAGCCATGTTCGCTCCCGATGGGACCACCTGTCATGTGTTGCTCACCATCGACAGCAAAGGCAAACCCTCGAACGCTCAAGTGTTGAAGTGCGACAAGTCTTCGTTAGACCAGGTCGCGATCGATTCCCTGATGAAGTCAAAATACAAACCAGCGAAACTGAACGGGAAAAACGTCTCCGTACGAACGGCGGTTGTGCTCGTGTATGAAGGATTTGGACCGCACGAGGCGCTCGACGCAGGTGTCCCCTCCGCGTCCTCAAAACCATAA
- a CDS encoding STAS domain-containing protein, with product MNELAGVISQNEDKLRAEWIRDMGSSVQRADLIGKDELEEQCRSLLSAIITGLRSSSPTDTSSSGWNSARELLQEISGSRARQGFSSSDVATFVFSLKRPIFTAVRREMASTPDKLFDAIWTATELLDRLALLTTESFMSAREELISRQQQELLELSTPVVKLWDGILALPIIGTLDSARTQVVMESLLETVVATNSKYAIIDITGVPTVDTLVAQHLLKTITAARLMGAECIISGVRPQIAQTIVHLGINLEDVITKARLSDAFALALQKSGRKVVRDGNAPASPISALFAKREE from the coding sequence GTGAATGAATTAGCTGGAGTTATTTCCCAGAACGAAGACAAGTTGCGGGCCGAGTGGATCCGGGACATGGGAAGTTCTGTTCAACGCGCTGACCTGATCGGCAAAGACGAGCTGGAGGAACAATGTCGATCGCTTTTGAGTGCGATCATAACCGGACTTCGGAGTAGTTCCCCCACTGACACGTCGTCTTCTGGATGGAATTCCGCTCGCGAACTTCTGCAAGAGATTTCAGGGTCCCGCGCCCGCCAGGGATTTTCGTCCTCAGATGTCGCGACCTTTGTGTTCTCACTGAAGCGTCCAATCTTCACGGCAGTTCGTCGTGAGATGGCAAGCACCCCAGACAAGCTTTTCGACGCGATCTGGACAGCGACAGAACTTCTGGATCGACTGGCACTCCTCACGACGGAGTCCTTCATGTCTGCCAGGGAAGAGCTGATTTCTCGCCAGCAACAGGAGCTTCTTGAACTCTCGACGCCAGTTGTAAAGCTGTGGGATGGCATCCTCGCACTGCCTATTATTGGAACTCTCGATAGCGCCAGAACACAGGTAGTGATGGAGAGCCTGCTGGAGACGGTGGTCGCCACAAATTCTAAGTACGCGATTATCGACATTACCGGCGTTCCCACCGTGGATACGCTGGTGGCACAGCACCTCCTCAAGACGATTACGGCAGCGCGCCTGATGGGTGCCGAATGCATCATCAGCGGAGTACGGCCTCAGATCGCGCAGACCATCGTTCACCTAGGTATCAATCTCGAGGATGTGATCACGAAAGCCAGGTTGTCGGATGCGTTCGCTCTCGCCTTGCAAAAAAGCGGCAGGAAAGTTGTTCGAGACGGCAACGCCCCGGCGAGCCCGATCAGCGCTCTCTTTGCAAAGCGGGAGGAGTAA
- a CDS encoding PilZ domain-containing protein: MESSETLPQPGQGKIEPITALQFEVVRRAEFVFEPFLGSLIQLPEVRMQRAQSSEFFLAQASTNPQKDQVEAPLVWERPRPVAQSAAPPTHIPTEHRPPMPADMRKAKLQKPPKDQEAPRFYQPPIVRFFDPVAAAAEDGEEVDAPLPEPRASTQLSPELKAAILRIDEQRRQMQQDAKQEKPTKGKKRGLLKAKSANAAGNSDVPIEIVKSREVELTERAARWEEIAIPPTRSAKREEQQPAAHIDQAPAVTTSATDDVERVEAVSPAIAPALKMPPIPAAEPAQPVASSLEINPAQEAISIDAALASSHPAQQQEMITAIAQEAAAANQIAAMPEFNQIHDSLGETEAPSHEEADSAFNATPLDTLPAPYPQATLADAPQEISAAAEFIPASEFSSTHEDLSESEIVELHEVASAPEDIPADSAVAPPLATQRAETIPAPGHEAIPEEVFVSSLEFALSEEDLHEAAHPTMPEAALPLPPAVAMPSSSVAYVAEPAPIPPAPPALVKENHPLPLTFESDAPITKPVEDATAEPLSTKRRRGIAAAISRLRRADLVQEKIETSIFEGPFEEESIDEAELPRQKEKLPLAMRLQRWLGGESPKLDGNRRRAERTIMPGLVAFYWSGGSPKPHEIVNISKTGFYVKTTEFWSVETLVRMTLQRPASETKRKSESISVLARVVRIDEDGVGHEFVTTEALIHARSMDVMPSHGTDTRALDKFLQIQ, from the coding sequence ATGGAAAGCAGCGAGACTCTGCCGCAGCCAGGTCAGGGCAAAATCGAGCCCATCACGGCCCTGCAATTCGAGGTCGTGCGGCGGGCGGAGTTCGTCTTCGAGCCATTCCTTGGGTCGCTGATTCAACTTCCCGAAGTGAGAATGCAGCGCGCGCAGAGTTCAGAGTTTTTCCTAGCCCAGGCGTCAACGAATCCTCAAAAAGATCAGGTCGAAGCACCTCTTGTGTGGGAGCGTCCCCGCCCGGTTGCGCAGTCCGCCGCGCCTCCAACGCACATTCCAACCGAACACCGTCCCCCAATGCCAGCCGATATGCGTAAGGCGAAGCTGCAAAAGCCTCCCAAAGATCAGGAGGCCCCCCGGTTTTATCAGCCGCCCATCGTGCGCTTTTTTGATCCCGTAGCCGCTGCCGCAGAAGATGGGGAAGAAGTGGACGCACCACTCCCCGAACCGCGCGCTTCTACCCAGCTCTCACCGGAACTAAAAGCGGCGATTCTTCGCATCGATGAGCAGCGCCGGCAGATGCAACAGGATGCAAAACAAGAAAAGCCGACTAAGGGCAAGAAGCGGGGACTACTGAAAGCGAAGTCCGCGAATGCCGCCGGCAACTCGGACGTTCCAATCGAAATCGTGAAATCACGAGAAGTGGAGCTCACCGAACGTGCGGCACGGTGGGAAGAAATCGCCATCCCACCGACACGGTCAGCCAAACGCGAGGAGCAACAACCCGCAGCTCACATCGATCAGGCACCGGCTGTGACGACATCCGCCACGGATGATGTCGAGCGGGTCGAAGCGGTCAGTCCCGCAATTGCACCCGCTTTGAAGATGCCACCGATCCCGGCAGCCGAACCTGCGCAGCCCGTCGCCTCATCTCTCGAGATCAATCCAGCGCAGGAAGCAATTTCGATTGATGCCGCCCTAGCTTCGTCGCATCCAGCGCAGCAGCAGGAAATGATTACAGCTATCGCGCAGGAAGCTGCCGCTGCAAACCAAATCGCTGCGATGCCGGAGTTCAACCAGATCCACGATTCGCTAGGCGAGACAGAAGCACCTTCTCACGAGGAAGCAGATTCTGCATTCAATGCAACTCCCCTTGACACACTACCCGCTCCATATCCGCAGGCAACACTCGCCGATGCCCCGCAGGAAATCTCCGCCGCAGCCGAGTTCATTCCCGCGTCTGAGTTTTCTTCGACTCACGAAGATCTATCCGAGTCGGAGATAGTGGAACTACACGAAGTGGCTTCAGCGCCAGAAGACATCCCCGCAGACTCAGCTGTCGCTCCGCCGCTGGCAACGCAACGGGCCGAAACAATCCCAGCTCCCGGACACGAAGCCATTCCTGAAGAAGTGTTCGTTTCATCTCTGGAATTTGCCCTGTCCGAAGAGGACCTGCATGAAGCCGCGCATCCGACGATGCCCGAGGCGGCGCTCCCTCTGCCACCGGCAGTTGCAATGCCGTCGTCATCCGTTGCGTACGTTGCAGAACCGGCGCCGATCCCTCCGGCGCCACCAGCCCTGGTGAAAGAAAATCATCCGTTGCCGTTGACGTTCGAAAGCGATGCGCCAATCACAAAGCCAGTGGAAGACGCAACTGCAGAGCCTCTGTCAACTAAGAGGCGCCGCGGAATCGCCGCTGCAATCTCTCGACTCAGGCGAGCCGATCTGGTGCAGGAAAAGATCGAGACTTCTATTTTTGAAGGACCTTTCGAAGAAGAGTCGATCGATGAAGCAGAATTGCCTCGCCAGAAAGAGAAGCTTCCGCTGGCAATGCGGCTCCAGCGATGGCTGGGTGGCGAATCGCCAAAGCTCGATGGAAACCGCCGCAGGGCAGAACGGACGATCATGCCGGGACTCGTGGCCTTCTATTGGAGCGGCGGAAGTCCGAAGCCCCATGAAATTGTAAATATCAGCAAGACGGGCTTCTATGTGAAGACGACAGAGTTCTGGTCCGTCGAAACGCTCGTGCGGATGACCTTGCAGCGCCCCGCATCGGAAACGAAGCGTAAAAGCGAGTCGATCAGCGTGCTGGCCCGCGTGGTGCGGATCGATGAAGACGGTGTAGGCCACGAGTTCGTCACCACAGAAGCCCTGATACATGCGCGCAGCATGGACGTGATGCCCAGTCACGGAACGGACACCCGCGCGCTGGACAAGTTCTTGCAGATCCAGTGA
- a CDS encoding thioredoxin domain-containing protein, whose product MANVRNCPACGKPNRVPAKHLADTGRCGACKAPLPAVAAPIEVTATEFDEIVRESKVPVLVDFWAAWCGPCKMAAPHVAQTARDMAGRALVLKVDTERSPELALRYKVQGIPNFAIFVGGKMRFQQAGLVDANTMKNWIASAL is encoded by the coding sequence ATGGCGAACGTCAGGAATTGTCCGGCATGCGGGAAGCCGAATCGAGTTCCAGCAAAACATCTGGCCGATACAGGCAGGTGCGGCGCTTGTAAGGCACCCCTTCCGGCTGTCGCAGCGCCGATCGAGGTCACGGCGACTGAGTTTGACGAGATCGTGCGTGAAAGCAAGGTCCCTGTGTTGGTCGATTTCTGGGCGGCGTGGTGCGGGCCCTGCAAGATGGCGGCGCCGCATGTTGCGCAGACGGCACGTGATATGGCAGGACGCGCGCTGGTTCTGAAGGTGGACACGGAGCGATCTCCGGAACTGGCCTTGCGTTACAAGGTGCAGGGTATTCCCAATTTCGCCATATTTGTTGGTGGCAAGATGCGATTCCAGCAGGCCGGCCTGGTGGACGCGAACACCATGAAGAACTGGATTGCGAGCGCTCTGTGA
- a CDS encoding S9 family peptidase, with product MTESSLNPPIARREHKETVLHGITLTDDYAWLREKDSPEVTAFLNAENAYAEAVTADLAPLRDQLYEEMLSHIKQTDESVPYREGDWWYYVRTEEGKQYAILCRNRGSVASPDGPEEIILDGNQLAEGLPFFAIGASDISDNGRWLAYTVDTTGFRQYTLRIKDLDTGETLVGEVERVGSVTWAADNASLFYSVEDEEQKRQFQLFRHTLQTPHSDDVLVYQDDDERFNIGAGRTRDGKFLVIESASHITSECLVLPADQPTGKWFVISPREDEHEYSVDHRNGYWYIRTNDRGRNFRLVTAPVNAPAKENWVEQIPHRDSVMLEDVDLFAKFFVACEREDGLPRLRMWKFQNDTPEANPAGEIAFPEPAYNASPGINRIFETTKFRYGYQSLVTPGSVFEYDLETRESKLLKQQEVPGGFDRTLYASERIHAKAPDGVEVPISLVYRKDTRKPGFDPLYVYGYGSYGYSLPLGFNSNRLSLLDRGVVIAYAHIRGGGDLGKPWHDAGKMLVKLNTFTDFIAAVEHLTANGYGDPARVAIEGGSAGGLLMGAVTNLRPNLFRVVLSHVPFVDVMNTMLDASLPLTVPEYEEWGDPNDETYFKYMLSYSPYDNLKAAGYPAMLVKTSLNDSQVMYWEPAKYVAKLRTLKTDSNPLLLVTNMEAGHGGASGRYDYLKEIAFDFAFLLRELGIV from the coding sequence ATGACTGAAAGCTCGCTCAATCCGCCCATCGCTCGAAGAGAACACAAAGAAACAGTTCTTCACGGCATTACCCTCACCGACGACTACGCCTGGCTCCGCGAAAAAGACAGCCCCGAAGTCACAGCCTTTCTGAACGCTGAGAACGCCTATGCCGAAGCCGTCACCGCCGACCTCGCCCCTTTGCGCGACCAGCTCTATGAGGAGATGCTAAGCCATATCAAGCAGACTGACGAGTCAGTTCCCTATCGCGAAGGCGATTGGTGGTATTACGTCCGCACGGAGGAAGGCAAGCAATACGCAATTCTCTGCCGCAATCGTGGGTCCGTTGCCTCGCCTGACGGTCCAGAGGAGATTATCCTCGATGGAAATCAGCTGGCCGAGGGTCTGCCATTTTTTGCGATCGGCGCGAGCGACATCTCAGACAACGGACGCTGGCTGGCATACACCGTCGACACCACCGGATTCAGGCAGTACACGCTTCGCATCAAGGACCTCGACACCGGCGAGACGCTGGTCGGCGAAGTCGAGCGCGTAGGCTCGGTGACCTGGGCAGCCGATAATGCCAGCCTTTTTTACTCCGTCGAAGATGAAGAGCAGAAGCGCCAGTTTCAGCTTTTCCGCCATACGCTTCAGACGCCGCATAGCGATGACGTGCTTGTGTATCAGGACGACGACGAGCGCTTCAACATTGGCGCCGGGCGAACGCGCGACGGCAAATTTCTGGTCATCGAATCTGCCAGCCATATCACTAGCGAGTGCCTTGTGCTGCCTGCCGATCAGCCCACCGGGAAGTGGTTCGTCATCAGTCCCCGCGAAGACGAGCACGAGTATTCGGTGGATCATCGCAACGGCTACTGGTACATCCGCACGAATGATCGCGGTCGAAACTTTCGCCTCGTCACCGCTCCAGTGAACGCGCCCGCCAAAGAAAACTGGGTCGAGCAGATTCCGCACCGTGATTCGGTCATGCTCGAGGACGTCGATCTATTCGCTAAATTCTTTGTCGCCTGCGAACGAGAAGACGGCCTGCCCCGGCTGCGCATGTGGAAGTTTCAGAACGACACTCCTGAAGCTAATCCTGCAGGCGAAATTGCTTTTCCAGAGCCCGCGTATAACGCTTCGCCTGGAATCAACCGCATCTTCGAGACAACGAAGTTCCGCTACGGTTATCAATCTCTGGTCACCCCAGGTTCTGTCTTTGAATACGATCTCGAAACCCGCGAATCCAAACTCCTCAAGCAGCAGGAAGTCCCCGGCGGATTTGACCGCACTCTTTATGCGAGTGAACGCATCCATGCCAAGGCGCCCGACGGTGTGGAAGTTCCGATTTCGCTTGTCTATCGAAAAGACACGCGTAAGCCCGGCTTCGATCCACTTTATGTTTACGGATATGGGTCTTACGGCTACTCGCTTCCGCTAGGGTTCAACTCCAATCGCCTGAGTCTGCTTGATCGCGGCGTAGTGATCGCCTACGCTCACATTCGCGGCGGCGGCGACCTGGGTAAACCATGGCACGACGCCGGGAAAATGCTGGTAAAGCTAAACACGTTTACGGATTTCATTGCGGCCGTCGAACATTTAACGGCGAACGGCTACGGAGATCCTGCACGCGTGGCCATCGAAGGCGGGTCGGCAGGCGGACTGCTGATGGGCGCCGTCACGAACCTCCGCCCCAATCTGTTTCGAGTCGTCCTTTCGCATGTGCCGTTTGTCGACGTAATGAACACCATGCTCGACGCTTCTCTTCCGCTGACGGTTCCCGAGTATGAGGAATGGGGCGACCCCAACGACGAGACCTACTTCAAGTACATGCTGAGTTATTCGCCGTACGATAATTTGAAGGCAGCAGGTTACCCGGCCATGTTAGTGAAAACTTCGTTGAATGACAGTCAGGTGATGTACTGGGAGCCCGCGAAGTACGTAGCAAAGCTGCGAACGCTCAAAACCGACAGCAATCCTCTGCTGCTTGTTACCAACATGGAAGCGGGCCACGGCGGAGCGAGCGGACGTTACGATTATCTGAAGGAAATTGCGTTCGACTTTGCTTTCTTGTTGCGAGAACTCGGAATAGTATGA
- a CDS encoding STAS domain-containing protein: MERIPVLRMGSLLLITIQVDMHDKLALQLQDDVTERISDWGSTGVLIDISSLEIVDSFIGRMLANIAAMSRVLGADTVVVGMQPAVAITLVELGMSLPGVRTALSVEAGMELLFGDVPGTQSGMGDERSQA; encoded by the coding sequence ATGGAACGAATTCCAGTACTCCGCATGGGTTCGCTCCTGCTGATCACGATCCAGGTGGACATGCACGACAAACTCGCTCTTCAATTGCAGGACGATGTCACGGAGCGCATTTCGGATTGGGGATCCACCGGAGTGCTGATTGACATTTCGTCTCTTGAGATCGTCGACTCATTTATTGGGCGAATGCTGGCAAATATTGCTGCCATGTCCCGGGTGTTAGGAGCCGACACCGTTGTCGTCGGTATGCAGCCGGCAGTGGCTATCACGCTCGTGGAACTGGGTATGTCTCTACCCGGCGTTCGCACGGCGCTTAGCGTGGAAGCGGGAATGGAACTCCTTTTCGGAGATGTCCCCGGAACGCAGTCTGGAATGGGTGATGAGCGTTCTCAAGCGTGA
- a CDS encoding PilZ domain-containing protein: protein MSASKFLMNSGDIQPQSESGQIVSEGRDVLRRNEFDFDPFIASLIQLPESRTRTDGDTKFFSTYPPLPEIATASTHPEFGEDVAYDSSTENPQSVERKSDPSQVATPPPASFQEDITPEATIRERNPLTKPHRAKDRSPKLQARARFYQPETVRFFDPVGAAAEDGGEGANPAEQMGPRPSTQLSAELKAAIWQIDEQFRQRQKEQKEKEREKPATEIKRGFLASRLVQKSPSTGIRSHSPKPEAPPATRSPRWKRVEARLAAALGSPKLQLRKAVVAPLPERVHPSMLGSLEKNPATAERQTALRVEEQVPVEQLAPRTIEDASTAAKNLQTGPVQATALVTSASESLPPAKRNRAMAVDCDLIADQLASPVIPAPAAEQVSTQAVDIRTHAAELIAPVTSKAAVVAKPARGTKKSAKAKQTAAPPKPQVDERVRAKSVALSQVRLADLRAQRDSLLRAQVPVAEVSPEIAERPLKKIEKEKPSLTMRLQKWLAGDAEPKVEPVNDGNRRGGERKTLPGLVVFYYNGGTPRPREVLNISTTGFYLHTDQFWSVDTMVKMTLQRPSLVKAGKSESISVLARVVRIDEGGVAHEFVTTGSLDSKIWRPEVRPDQETDRLELSQFLGAGDAVVGATSLPYFKQP from the coding sequence ATGTCGGCATCGAAGTTTCTAATGAACAGTGGGGACATCCAGCCTCAATCAGAATCGGGCCAAATCGTGTCCGAGGGTCGTGATGTCCTGCGCCGGAACGAGTTTGATTTCGATCCATTCATCGCATCACTGATTCAACTGCCGGAATCCAGGACTCGAACTGACGGGGACACGAAGTTCTTTTCGACATATCCACCGTTGCCGGAGATCGCAACGGCTTCAACTCACCCCGAGTTTGGCGAAGACGTTGCGTATGACTCGTCCACGGAAAATCCTCAATCAGTGGAGAGGAAATCAGATCCATCGCAGGTTGCAACTCCGCCGCCCGCGAGTTTCCAGGAAGACATAACACCCGAGGCGACTATCCGAGAACGGAATCCTCTGACAAAACCGCACAGAGCGAAGGATCGGTCTCCGAAACTGCAGGCGCGCGCGCGGTTCTATCAGCCTGAAACGGTCCGCTTCTTCGATCCTGTGGGCGCCGCGGCGGAGGATGGGGGTGAAGGTGCGAATCCGGCTGAGCAAATGGGGCCGCGGCCATCGACGCAGCTCTCTGCAGAGTTGAAAGCGGCAATTTGGCAGATCGATGAACAGTTTCGACAAAGGCAAAAGGAACAGAAAGAAAAGGAGCGAGAAAAGCCTGCCACGGAGATCAAGCGCGGATTTTTAGCGTCAAGGCTGGTCCAAAAGTCCCCGTCAACGGGAATCAGGAGCCACTCCCCAAAACCCGAGGCACCCCCAGCTACGAGGAGCCCGCGGTGGAAAAGGGTCGAAGCGAGATTGGCGGCGGCGCTGGGCTCTCCCAAGTTGCAATTACGAAAAGCGGTCGTTGCACCTCTGCCCGAGCGCGTTCATCCATCAATGCTCGGATCTCTTGAAAAAAATCCTGCGACCGCTGAAAGGCAGACGGCCCTCAGAGTTGAAGAGCAGGTGCCCGTTGAGCAACTGGCACCGCGGACTATTGAGGATGCGTCGACGGCCGCAAAGAATCTACAAACTGGGCCAGTCCAGGCAACAGCCCTCGTCACGTCCGCAAGTGAGAGTCTGCCTCCTGCAAAGCGCAATCGTGCGATGGCGGTTGATTGTGATTTGATTGCGGATCAATTGGCTTCTCCAGTCATTCCCGCTCCTGCTGCTGAACAAGTTTCAACTCAGGCGGTCGATATTCGGACGCACGCAGCTGAGTTGATAGCACCTGTCACATCGAAAGCCGCGGTTGTTGCAAAGCCCGCTCGTGGGACGAAGAAGTCCGCGAAGGCAAAACAGACGGCAGCGCCACCTAAGCCGCAGGTCGACGAGCGGGTCAGAGCAAAGTCTGTTGCACTCTCACAGGTGCGGCTCGCAGATTTGCGCGCCCAGCGGGACAGCCTCTTGCGAGCGCAAGTTCCCGTCGCAGAAGTATCACCCGAGATCGCCGAAAGGCCACTGAAAAAGATCGAGAAAGAGAAACCGTCGTTGACGATGCGCTTGCAGAAGTGGCTCGCAGGAGATGCGGAACCGAAAGTAGAACCAGTGAACGACGGGAATCGACGTGGAGGGGAGCGTAAAACTTTGCCCGGACTGGTGGTGTTTTACTACAACGGCGGCACCCCACGGCCACGCGAGGTTTTGAACATCAGCACGACAGGTTTCTATCTACATACCGATCAGTTCTGGTCTGTTGACACGATGGTGAAAATGACTCTTCAACGGCCAAGCCTCGTAAAAGCCGGGAAATCCGAGTCGATCAGTGTGCTGGCGCGTGTGGTGCGGATCGACGAGGGCGGAGTAGCGCACGAGTTCGTGACCACAGGCTCTCTGGATTCAAAAATCTGGCGCCCAGAGGTCAGGCCAGATCAAGAGACTGACCGGCTGGAACTTTCACAATTTCTTGGCGCAGGAGACGCAGTGGTCGGCGCGACTTCGTTACCGTATTTCAAACAGCCGTGA
- a CDS encoding D-mannonate epimerase, with protein sequence MALFCAHGGVDVDLGTKEMGELLVESFDKLGQRARVLAVPPDITRLHSQAGELTCAAWAHFGDRMKAVLPAIGTHAPMSTAQIDHMFPGMPHDLFRVHNWRTDVETLGDVPAEFIHQQSEGKLNFAWPAQTNKLISRGDFDLILSIGQVVPHEVIGMANYNKNILVGAGGRQGINLSHYLGAVYGMERIMGRAENPVRAVLNYASDHFLRAFPIIYVQTVVGRRANGGLAVRGLFIGDDAECFHRAAALSLKVNFELVGEPIRKAVVYLDPHEFHSTWLGNKAVYRTRMALADGAELIILAPAVKEFGEDKCIDGLIRKYGYNGTPATLAAVDANGDLAAELGAAAHLIHGSSEDRFSITWCPGQLSREEIEGVGYKYGNYAEMSEHYNPDKLSHGYNRLDGEEVFFVSNPGLGLWAHKSRLT encoded by the coding sequence ATGGCATTGTTTTGTGCACACGGCGGCGTAGATGTTGATCTCGGCACAAAGGAGATGGGCGAGCTTCTTGTCGAAAGTTTCGACAAGCTCGGCCAACGCGCGCGTGTGCTGGCGGTTCCGCCGGACATCACCCGTCTCCATTCGCAGGCCGGGGAGTTGACATGCGCGGCCTGGGCGCATTTCGGGGACCGGATGAAGGCCGTGCTGCCTGCCATTGGAACCCATGCGCCTATGTCAACCGCTCAGATCGACCATATGTTTCCGGGTATGCCGCACGATTTGTTTCGCGTTCATAACTGGCGGACAGATGTAGAGACTCTGGGCGACGTACCTGCTGAGTTCATCCATCAACAGTCGGAAGGAAAGCTGAACTTTGCCTGGCCTGCGCAGACCAACAAGCTTATTTCGCGGGGTGATTTTGATCTGATTCTCTCCATTGGGCAGGTTGTGCCGCATGAAGTGATTGGCATGGCCAATTACAACAAGAACATTCTGGTTGGCGCAGGGGGAAGGCAGGGAATCAACCTCAGCCACTACCTGGGCGCGGTCTACGGCATGGAGCGCATCATGGGTCGGGCGGAGAATCCCGTGCGGGCGGTGCTCAACTATGCATCAGATCATTTTTTGCGCGCGTTTCCGATTATCTATGTGCAGACGGTAGTGGGCAGGCGTGCCAATGGCGGGCTCGCGGTGCGCGGCCTATTCATCGGCGACGATGCTGAGTGTTTCCATCGCGCGGCGGCACTGAGTTTGAAGGTGAATTTCGAGTTAGTAGGCGAGCCAATTCGAAAGGCCGTTGTCTATCTCGATCCGCACGAATTTCATTCCACGTGGCTCGGGAACAAGGCGGTGTATCGGACGCGCATGGCGCTGGCGGACGGCGCGGAACTGATCATTCTTGCTCCAGCCGTAAAAGAGTTTGGCGAAGACAAGTGCATTGACGGATTGATTCGCAAGTATGGATACAACGGAACGCCCGCCACCCTGGCAGCGGTGGATGCGAATGGGGATCTGGCTGCGGAGCTTGGGGCGGCCGCGCATTTGATCCACGGCTCCTCCGAAGACAGATTCAGCATTACATGGTGTCCGGGGCAGTTGAGTCGCGAAGAAATAGAAGGCGTCGGTTACAAGTACGGGAATTATGCTGAGATGTCGGAACACTACAACCCTGATAAGTTATCGCATGGTTATAACCGATTGGATGGGGAGGAAGTTTTCTTTGTTTCCAATCCGGGCCTTGGTCTGTGGGCGCATAAGTCTCGACTGACTTAG